A genomic window from Bos javanicus breed banteng chromosome 13, ARS-OSU_banteng_1.0, whole genome shotgun sequence includes:
- the ID1 gene encoding DNA-binding protein inhibitor ID-1 produces MKVASGSAAAAAGPSCALKAGKAAGGAGEVVRCLSEQSVAISRCAGGPGARLPALLEEQPVNVLLYDMNGCYSRLKELVPTLPQNRKVSRVEILQHVIDYIWDLELELNSESHVGTPGGRGLPARAPLSTLNGEIGALAAEAACVPADDRILCR; encoded by the exons ATGAAGGTCGCCAGTGGCAGTGCCGCGGCCGCCGCGGGCCCCAGCTGCGCGCTGAAGGCCGGCAAGGCGGCGGGCGGCGCGGGCGAGGTGGTGCGCTGCCTGTCCGAGCAGAGCGTGGCCATCTCGCGCTGCGCGGGCGGCCCCGGGGCGCGCCTGCCGGCCCTGCTGGAGGAGCAGCCGGTGAACGTGCTACTCTACGACATGAACGGCTGCTACTCGCGCCTCAAGGAGCTGGTGCCCACCCTGCCCCAGAACCGCAAGGTGAGCAGGGTGGAGATCCTCCAGCACGTCATCGACTACATCTGGGATCTGGAGTTGGAGCTCAACTCGGAATCCCACGTCGGGACCCCCGGGGGCCGGGGGCTCCCCGCCCGGGCTCCGCTCAGCACTCTCAACGGCGAAATCGGCGCCCTGGCGGCAGAG GCGGCGTGTGTTCCAGCGGACGATCGTATCCTGTGTCGCTGA